The Planctomycetota bacterium genome includes a window with the following:
- a CDS encoding ATP-binding protein produces the protein MIELRRAAAVVLLFLGVGMCLHLLLDPMSESGQSASVKTVVLGTGLFLAVLGVIGGYLIARMPKERINVVAERLENLVRQGTIGLVISEGETDSLGRLGQAVNRYLTFIKDEVEQSRMTAKERQIQMKVLEAEKRHVEAVIHAISDGVIVTDAFGDLVLANGAVENIFGFHFDAAVRKPVEEVISDSKFLALLAEMRETGLHMPHRTVEWVRSDGDPEATYRVTFNTVVQAKRGDRISGIVAVLHDVTKEKEIARMKNDFVSMVSHELKAPLASIKAYVEMLLDGEAKNEAASREFLQTIAHEADRLNRLIQNILNLSRLESGLVPVNKTDLAITEILREVVDVIAPQAAQKTVRVEADLAPVFFRVRADRDMIYQAVLNVVSNAVKYTPAQGRVRISTYLEDGSVVVDVSDTGYGIPEDEITKVFEKFYRARGSRHEATGTGLGLPLVRHIVETVHGGRVVVESEVGKGTTFRLHLPAVR, from the coding sequence ATGATTGAACTTCGCCGCGCCGCGGCTGTCGTTCTGCTGTTCCTTGGGGTTGGGATGTGTCTGCACCTGCTCCTGGATCCCATGAGCGAGTCCGGCCAGTCGGCGTCGGTCAAGACGGTCGTCCTTGGGACGGGCCTGTTTCTGGCCGTTCTCGGCGTGATCGGGGGGTATCTGATCGCCCGGATGCCCAAGGAGCGCATCAACGTCGTGGCGGAGCGCCTGGAGAACCTGGTGCGCCAGGGCACGATCGGCTTGGTAATCAGCGAGGGTGAAACGGATTCGCTCGGCCGGCTCGGCCAGGCCGTCAACCGCTACCTGACGTTCATTAAAGACGAAGTGGAACAGTCCCGCATGACGGCCAAGGAGCGCCAGATTCAGATGAAGGTGCTCGAGGCCGAGAAACGCCACGTCGAGGCCGTCATCCACGCCATCAGCGACGGGGTCATCGTGACGGATGCCTTCGGCGACCTGGTGCTGGCGAACGGTGCGGTCGAGAACATCTTCGGCTTCCATTTTGATGCGGCGGTTCGCAAACCGGTCGAAGAAGTCATCAGCGACTCCAAGTTTCTGGCCCTTCTGGCGGAGATGCGCGAAACGGGCCTGCATATGCCTCACCGCACCGTCGAGTGGGTCCGGAGCGACGGCGACCCGGAGGCGACTTACCGCGTCACGTTCAACACCGTGGTCCAGGCGAAGCGGGGCGATCGGATCAGCGGCATCGTGGCCGTCCTGCACGACGTCACGAAGGAAAAAGAGATCGCCCGCATGAAGAACGATTTCGTCTCGATGGTCTCGCACGAATTGAAGGCCCCGTTGGCCAGCATCAAGGCCTACGTCGAAATGCTTCTGGACGGCGAGGCCAAGAACGAGGCGGCGTCGCGCGAGTTCCTCCAGACCATCGCCCACGAGGCCGACCGTCTGAATCGCCTCATTCAGAACATCCTGAACCTGAGCCGGCTCGAGTCCGGCCTCGTGCCGGTCAACAAGACCGACCTCGCGATTACGGAAATCCTGCGCGAGGTGGTGGACGTCATCGCCCCGCAGGCGGCCCAGAAAACCGTCCGTGTCGAGGCGGACCTCGCCCCCGTCTTCTTCCGCGTCCGCGCCGACCGCGACATGATCTACCAGGCGGTGCTCAACGTCGTCTCCAACGCCGTCAAGTACACGCCCGCGCAGGGTCGCGTCCGGATTTCGACGTATCTGGAGGACGGTTCCGTAGTCGTCGACGTCTCGGATACGGGGTACGGCATTCCCGAGGATGAGATCACGAAGGTCTTCGAGAAGTTCTACCGGGCGCGGGGCTCGCGCCACGAGGCCACGGGCACCGGCCTCGGCCTGCCGCTCGTCCGGCACATTGTGGAAACGGTTCACGGCGGCCGGGTGGTCGTCGAAAGCGAGGTCGGAAAGGGAACGACGTTCCGGCTCCACTTGCCGGCCGTCCGTTAG
- a CDS encoding STAS domain-containing protein: MPTTADTYGSMTVMTIEPAVTEAEADAFRRVADEQIRAGGRWFVLDLARASTFDSRGLEELLAFQEKVASNGGVVKLAGLKGNGRKIFEMTRFDKKFEVFDSVHEAVRNFD; this comes from the coding sequence TTGCCTACGACGGCCGACACGTACGGAAGCATGACGGTGATGACGATCGAGCCGGCCGTCACGGAGGCCGAGGCCGACGCCTTTCGCCGCGTCGCCGACGAGCAGATCCGCGCCGGCGGACGCTGGTTCGTTCTCGATCTCGCGCGGGCCAGCACCTTCGACAGCCGCGGCCTCGAGGAACTCCTGGCGTTTCAGGAAAAGGTCGCGAGCAACGGCGGTGTCGTCAAACTCGCCGGACTCAAAGGCAACGGCCGAAAAATCTTCGAAATGACGCGGTTCGACAAAAAATTTGAGGTGTTCGACAGCGTTCACGAAGCAGTCCGGAACTTTGACTAG
- a CDS encoding HD domain-containing protein: MAGLLHDIGKIGTPEHILRKEGLLEPEERQIVHRHPVIGGHILEGIKQLEPIREAILHHHERLDGSGYPDGLRGDQVPLLARVVGLADAFDAMTSNRPYRPMLPFEHVKREIERNVGTQFDVRAVDALFSLDMNRLMRQFVERAAAPSGRTA, translated from the coding sequence ATGGCAGGCCTGCTGCATGACATCGGCAAGATCGGAACCCCCGAGCACATCCTCCGCAAAGAAGGACTCCTGGAACCCGAGGAACGCCAGATCGTTCACCGCCACCCCGTCATTGGAGGCCACATCCTCGAAGGCATCAAGCAGCTCGAACCGATTCGCGAGGCCATTCTGCACCACCACGAACGCCTGGACGGCTCGGGCTATCCGGACGGCCTGCGGGGCGACCAGGTCCCGCTGCTCGCGCGCGTCGTGGGTCTGGCCGATGCCTTCGACGCCATGACCAGCAACCGCCCGTACCGCCCGATGCTCCCGTTCGAGCACGTGAAGCGTGAGATCGAGCGCAACGTCGGCACCCAGTTTGACGTCCGGGCCGTCGATGCGCTTTTCAGCCTGGACATGAACCGCCTGATGCGCCAGTTTGTGGAGCGTGCGGCAGCCCCGAGCGGTCGGACGGCATGA
- a CDS encoding response regulator, with amino-acid sequence MAFKILVADDEAPIANVVAMKLRNAGLEVIVAMDGLEAYELAIAERPDFMITDLQMPGMSGLELCARLVAELDGGIPTILLTAKGFELTAESVRELPVRRIMTKPFSPRELLAQVQELLGLLATT; translated from the coding sequence ATGGCATTCAAGATTCTCGTAGCCGACGACGAAGCCCCCATTGCCAACGTCGTGGCGATGAAACTTCGGAACGCCGGCCTGGAGGTGATCGTCGCGATGGACGGCCTGGAGGCCTACGAACTGGCCATCGCCGAACGCCCCGACTTCATGATTACCGACCTCCAGATGCCGGGCATGAGCGGGCTCGAACTGTGCGCCCGCCTCGTGGCCGAACTCGACGGAGGCATTCCGACGATTCTTCTGACGGCCAAGGGGTTTGAACTGACCGCCGAGTCCGTCCGCGAACTCCCCGTTCGCCGAATCATGACTAAACCGTTCAGCCCGCGCGAACTGCTGGCTCAGGTTCAGGAACTGCTGGGTCTGCTGGCCACCACGTAG
- a CDS encoding GAF domain-containing protein, producing MVVCQAAAKPILACETLARIARETLDATGVAVAFYWPDGSPLEGAFEPLSPADDASRLVVEAVESSETRVEELCDRLVAAWPIRQRARTVLVAAAEWPLASSTDADSGRRLLAAVARAVCADIDREIIRLESEATAEALAQSFEEVSLLHGLGKVLRVTQPVAELLERTCGELCETVGAEATAAYLPRVEDMGPETVIAGRLPFDASQLPGLVAHLLDDLGPEQTVVIINHCQEDPQLSAISIALERLVLVPLPLREGVSGALMAVNRSAGEFGSPDAKLVRSITSSAAVFIENHRLYRDLQRLMLDLMRALVSRLHGRPAA from the coding sequence ATGGTTGTTTGTCAGGCAGCCGCCAAACCGATCCTCGCGTGCGAGACGCTTGCGCGCATCGCCCGTGAGACGCTCGACGCGACCGGCGTGGCCGTGGCCTTCTACTGGCCCGACGGGTCGCCGCTGGAAGGTGCGTTCGAGCCTTTGTCGCCGGCCGACGACGCCTCGCGCCTCGTTGTCGAAGCGGTTGAGTCGAGCGAAACCCGCGTCGAGGAGTTGTGCGACCGGCTGGTCGCCGCCTGGCCCATCCGCCAGCGCGCCCGGACGGTTCTTGTGGCTGCCGCCGAATGGCCCCTGGCAAGCAGCACCGACGCCGATTCCGGCCGGCGCCTGCTGGCCGCCGTCGCCCGGGCCGTCTGCGCGGACATCGATCGGGAAATCATCCGGCTGGAAAGCGAAGCCACGGCCGAGGCCCTCGCCCAGAGTTTCGAGGAGGTCAGCCTCCTGCACGGTCTCGGCAAAGTGCTCCGGGTAACCCAGCCAGTGGCCGAGTTGCTGGAACGAACGTGCGGCGAGTTGTGCGAGACCGTCGGAGCGGAGGCGACCGCGGCCTACCTTCCCAGGGTCGAGGACATGGGCCCGGAAACCGTCATCGCCGGCCGCCTCCCGTTCGACGCCTCCCAACTGCCGGGTCTCGTGGCCCACCTGCTCGACGACCTCGGCCCGGAACAAACCGTCGTCATCATCAACCATTGCCAGGAAGATCCGCAACTGTCGGCGATCTCCATCGCCCTGGAGCGCCTGGTGCTCGTCCCGCTGCCGCTGCGCGAGGGGGTCAGCGGCGCGCTGATGGCGGTCAACCGGTCGGCCGGCGAGTTCGGAAGCCCGGACGCCAAACTCGTCCGCTCCATCACCAGTTCCGCCGCCGTCTTCATCGAGAACCATCGCCTGTACCGAGACCTTCAGCGGCTGATGCTTGATCTGATGCGGGCCCTCGTCTCGCGCCTACATGGCAGGCCTGCTGCATGA